The Haloarcula sp. CBA1127 genomic interval CATGACGCCCGCCGAACGCGAGGCGGAACTCGACGACCTGAAGACCGAACTGCTGAACGCCCGGGCCGTGCAGGCCGCGGGTGGTGCGCCGGAAAATCCCGGTCGCATCAAGGAACTGCGGAAGGCTATCGCCCGCATCAAGACGATCCAGGGCGAAGAAGGCGACCTGCAGGAGAACGAATAATGCCACTGACACCCGAGACGCTCCCACGACACGAACTCGTCGGCCTCGACTGCGAGGTCGTCGCGGCGTCCAATCCGGACGTCATCGGTATCAGCGGAACTGTCGTCATGGAGACGACACAGATGCTGACACTCGAGGGTGCCGACCGGGTGTGGCACGTGCCGAAGGACAGCGCGACGTTCGCGTTTGCCCTGTCGACCGAGACGGTTCTCGTCGACGGCGACCGACTCGTTGCCCGTCCCGCTCGTCGCACAGAGAACACAGGAGATTCACTATGGCGCTAGGACTGAACGTACAGGAACCGGAGGAAACCTGTGCCGATCAGAACTGCCCGTTCCACGGAGAGCTCTCCGTGCGCGGACAGACACTGAACGGCGAGGTAGCCTCCACTGACATGGAGAAGACCGTTGTCGTCGAGCGCGAGTACGACGTGAAGGTGCCGAAATACGACCGCTTCATGAAGCGGCGGAGCCGCGTTCCGGCTCATGCACCCGATTGTCTCGACCTCGCGGTCGGTGACACGGTCACGATAGCAGAGTGTCGACCGCTCTCGAAAACGAAAAGCCACGTCGTCGTCGGCGTGGTCGCCGACGAACAGGACGGTGATGCCTGATGGAAGCACTCGGTGCTGACGTCACGCAAGGCCTGGAGAAGGGCTCGCTCATCACGTGTGCGGACAACACGGGAGCGCGCGAACTTAAGGTCATTTCCGTCCACGGCTACTCGGGAACGAAGAACCGCCACCCCAAAGCTGGGCTGGGCGACAAGATCACGGTCTCGGTCACTAAGGGGACGCCCGAAATGCGTCGTCAGGTGCTCGAAGCCGTCGTCGTCCGCCAGCGAAAGCCGATCCGTCGACCCGACGGCACCCGCGTCAAGTTCGAAGACAACGCGGCCGTCATCGTCGACGAGAACGAGGACCCGCGCGGGACCGAGCTGAAAGGTCCCATCGCACGGGAAGTCGCACAGCGATTCGGCAGTGTGGCATCAGCAGCGACGATGATTGTATAGAACCATGAGCAAGCAACCAGACAAACAACGCAAGAGTCAACGACGTGCCCCGCTCCACGAGCGGCACAAGCAGGTCCGGGCGACGCTGAGCGCCGACCTCCGCGAGGAGTACGGCCAGCGGAACGTCCGCGTCAACGCTGGTGACACCGTTGAGGTGCTCCGTGGTGACTTCGCCGGCGAAGACGGCGAAGTCATCAACGTGGACCTCGACAAGGCCGTCATCCACGTCGAAGACGTCACGCTCGAAAAGACAGACGGCGAGGAAGTCCCGCGACCGCTGGACACCTCGAACGTCCGCGTGACGGACCTAGACCTCGAAGACGAGAAGCGCGAGGCGCGTCTCGAATCGGAGGATGATTCCGCATGAGTAACCACCAGAAGCGACTCTCGGTGCCGAACAGTTGGCCCGTAGAGCGCAAGACCGCGACGTTTACGGTGAAAGCCGGTGCCGGCCCGCACGGTGAGTCGGGGGTTCCCCTGCTCATCGTCCTTCGGGACGTACTCGGCTACGCCGACAACCGCAAAGAAGCCCGCTACGCCCTCAACGAGGACAACGTCCTCATCAACGGGAAGGCCATCTCCGACGAGGAACGCCCCGTCGGGATGTTCGACATCCTGGCCTTCACCGAGCGCGAGGAGTACTACCGCGTGTTCCCCGGCGAGGGTGGTCGGCTGGCGCTGACCGCAATCGACCCGGACGCGGCCGAATCCAAGCTCGGTAAGATCGCCACCAAGACACACGTCTCCGGTGGCGACGTTCAGCTGGGTCTCCACGACGGTGAGACGCTCATCGTCGAGGACGACCAGACCTACGATGCTGGCGACTCCATCGTCGTCGGCAACGAGGACGGCGAAATCGTCGCCCACTTCGAGTACGAAGAGGGCGCGCTCGTCACCGCCGTCGACGGCGCCCACGCGGGCGAAGTCGGCGAAATCGAGGAGATTCAGGTGACGCCGGGTTCGGCACAGAACAACGTGATCGTCTCGCAGGACGAGGGCGAAGGCTTCGAGACAGTCGAAGAGTACGTCGTCGTCATCGACGAGAACTTCACGGGTGATGATGAATGAGCTCCGAGAGTGAGTCCGGCGGCGACTTCCACGAGATGCGCGAACCGCGCATCGAGAAGGTCGTCGTTCACATGGGAATCGGCCACGGTGGCCGCGACCTCGCCAACGCAGAGGACATCCTCGGGGAAATCACCGGGCAGACGCCGGTTCGAACGAAGGCCAAGCGGACTGTCGGCGAGTTCGACATCCGCGAGGGCGACCCCATCGGTGCGAAGGTCACCCTCCGCGACGAGATGGCCGAGGAGTTCCTCCAGACGGCGCTGCCGCTCGCTGAACTGGCGACGAGTCAGTTCGACGACACCGGCAACTTCAGCTTCGGCGTTGAGGAACACACCGAGTTCCCGAGCCAGGAGTACGACCCGAGCATCGGAATCTACGGGCTGGACGTGACGGTCAACCTCGTCCGTCCCGGTTACCGCGTCGCCAAGCGCGACAAGGCGTCGCGCTC includes:
- a CDS encoding 50S ribosomal protein L14, translating into MEALGADVTQGLEKGSLITCADNTGARELKVISVHGYSGTKNRHPKAGLGDKITVSVTKGTPEMRRQVLEAVVVRQRKPIRRPDGTRVKFEDNAAVIVDENEDPRGTELKGPIAREVAQRFGSVASAATMIV
- a CDS encoding 50S ribosomal protein L5, yielding MSSESESGGDFHEMREPRIEKVVVHMGIGHGGRDLANAEDILGEITGQTPVRTKAKRTVGEFDIREGDPIGAKVTLRDEMAEEFLQTALPLAELATSQFDDTGNFSFGVEEHTEFPSQEYDPSIGIYGLDVTVNLVRPGYRVAKRDKASRSIPTKHRLNPADAVAFIESTYDVEVSE
- a CDS encoding 30S ribosomal protein S17, whose amino-acid sequence is MALGLNVQEPEETCADQNCPFHGELSVRGQTLNGEVASTDMEKTVVVEREYDVKVPKYDRFMKRRSRVPAHAPDCLDLAVGDTVTIAECRPLSKTKSHVVVGVVADEQDGDA
- a CDS encoding ribonuclease P protein component 1; translated protein: MPLTPETLPRHELVGLDCEVVAASNPDVIGISGTVVMETTQMLTLEGADRVWHVPKDSATFAFALSTETVLVDGDRLVARPARRTENTGDSLWR
- the rplX gene encoding 50S ribosomal protein L24, coding for MSKQPDKQRKSQRRAPLHERHKQVRATLSADLREEYGQRNVRVNAGDTVEVLRGDFAGEDGEVINVDLDKAVIHVEDVTLEKTDGEEVPRPLDTSNVRVTDLDLEDEKREARLESEDDSA
- a CDS encoding 30S ribosomal protein S4e — protein: MSNHQKRLSVPNSWPVERKTATFTVKAGAGPHGESGVPLLIVLRDVLGYADNRKEARYALNEDNVLINGKAISDEERPVGMFDILAFTEREEYYRVFPGEGGRLALTAIDPDAAESKLGKIATKTHVSGGDVQLGLHDGETLIVEDDQTYDAGDSIVVGNEDGEIVAHFEYEEGALVTAVDGAHAGEVGEIEEIQVTPGSAQNNVIVSQDEGEGFETVEEYVVVIDENFTGDDE
- the rpmC gene encoding 50S ribosomal protein L29, coding for MTVLHVQEIRDMTPAEREAELDDLKTELLNARAVQAAGGAPENPGRIKELRKAIARIKTIQGEEGDLQENE